The Magnolia sinica isolate HGM2019 chromosome 9, MsV1, whole genome shotgun sequence sequence AAGGATTTGAAATACTTCCAGACGTacaaaaatccctaattagcaaaacatgaaaattataatttagcaattttggtgtagtgatgacATGGATCAGCCTAGGTGGGCCCTGACACCTCCCTAGTAGGTGAGGCAGTCCACACTTTACTGACAGATCAATCAAGCATAGGTGGATCAGCCTAGGTGGGCCCTGacacctctctttctttctttttttctttaaagatGAGAAAGTTCTTCTCTTTTACTTACCCCTGTGCCTTTGCTAAGGTAAAGTCCACCACCACGCACTAATGTGCATTTAGAAGGACTGAATCACATCAACGGAGTTTCCCAGAAATTTGGTCTTTAACTTGGATGTCACGTCATAGGTAAAATGATCATTTTCTGCATGCCCCGTGCTCATTGGAGGATGATGACTCACCTGACATTTGGAAGCATGATAAAAGAAAGGAATTGAGCATCGTAGAACAACACCATGGAAATGACAATGAAAAAGCAACCACAACAAATAATGTTAACATGGTTTAGCAATTAACGGGTGGGTCGTTGGGAGAGGCGGTGGGTGTATGCATGAATGTGTTAAAAAAATCAGCTGACAGTGTTCTTGTGAAATATCAGCAGCCAAAAGatgagaaatcaaaatcaaagtaAACTTATGGACAGTTCACCTGCTCCGCAAGGAATGTAATGCCACCATGATTAACCATTTCATAAGTCTCACCAAGGATGGGATTGAAGGGCTTCCAGGTTCGTTGATAGGCATAGTAAATAGATATTGCCCATGATGCTGCAGACAATAGCCAATATTCCATTACACTAGATAATACATGCACACAACTCATAAGCACCACAGTAGAGAAGACCACTTACTAGCATATACCATCCGCATGTAGGGATCCTCACATTCATCAGCCAGGTCTAACAAGTGGGAGTACTCCAGCATATGTGAGGATAATGCAATTTATAATGCTCAATATCTGATAAGCAAGGCTGAAGGCATTGCACAAAATTGACAAGCATCAGGTTTAAAGTGCAAATAGCACAGACCTCTGCCACTTCCTAAATCATTGTCATGGACTCAAATATAAGAACTGGAAGTGTCACCATTGATGTAACATCTGAACCTATATATTTTTGCATCATCTTCCAATAACTATCTGATCCTGCAAGAGACGCAAAGAAGATTCGAAATacaacaaacaaaaaacaaaaagacattcatcaaaaatgaaagagcaaaCAGATCAATGTCATGGTCATGAAAATTATGAGCAGCAATTATAAAAAGAAATGAACTTATCTCACTTCATCACTGCTCCAATGTACAGTTGACAATATCGGTGAAAAATGAATCAGACAGTTCCTCTTTTTCCAACTGCCAATTGAGgactacttcctcattatgaatagtAAGGAAGGTTGCAGTTGTAACTGCCAATGTAATGTTCGAGTTGATATTATGAAAAGCATAATAAATGCCAATTATATATAAATACTTTTTGATAAGCGAAGCAGATTTGAGTATTCATTCTGTCTAGACCTTGTTCTCTGAGTGTGATATTACCTGCTACATATATTGGCACCAAGAAAAAAGTATAAGCAATATTTATTGGCTTCTTGAATCCTGAGTTCTTGGGAATGAATGTAGGTGACTCATCAACCTTACACATGGCACTGATATAGCTCCATCCATAGTTGGTTCAGTGATTTGGACAGTCAGGATTGctgtacaactatgccatgtgtacggttgaagagtcTCCACCAGTTTTTAAGTTGTGGAAAATTAACCTAAGTTTAAGTACCTAACTACCTATCTCAGGTCCTGTTGCGATTATTATGGACAGTTAGTGGATCCATTTGTTTCTGATAGGTCCAAGTTGTGCCACAagagccatctctctctctaaagAAATACAATGCGGGTCATTTTTCCTGTTATATGGCCATTATGACAGCGTAACAGTGGCACTGTTACATGACGGCTGATTCGTAGTGACATGATTATCATTCCTGTGTGCTTATAAACTACCATGTTTGGTAAGCTGATTCGTATAGTGACATGATTATCATTCCTGTGTGCTTATAAACTACCGTGCTAAAGAAATACCATGTTTGGCAAGCCACTTTGCAATTAACTCAGATCgggaaaatagaagagaacaaaatCCATATCATCATAGCTGCAAAcaacatttgaatttgaaatactaTGCCAACTCTAACATATAAATTGAGAACTGTTAGAACAGagaaatttcatcaaacacatgttgtgcacaccttaaacattcacaacaataAACCATAAAAGGGATTTTTTAGGAAACCCCTAATCCTTTTCCTATTACGAGGTTTAGGAAATCCCTAATTCCAATATTGTATCCTCTGATAATCTGCGGATTTACAGATCTAGAAATAAAAAACTTAAATATCTATTtgagagaaatgagtacctggccggggaagagatgaagggcaggggctgctggccgcaccagatctggagatgatgcaagtgagcgcgacggagggagagagagagagagagagagagagagagagagagagagagaggcgcgaGATCTGGAGATGAagcaagtgagagagagagagagagagagagagagagagagagagaggcacgggGTCCGGGAGCGAAATGAGGCAGATGGAGAGAGAGGCACGGGGTCCGGGAGCGAAATGAGTAccgtaggatttttttttaatatataaatatatacggTAAAACATCCGTGGCCCTGGGCCCTGTTTTACACAGCGCCGGTGCAAGAGGCACGTAAAGTGCCGTTGTTGGTCTCATTTGTTGTAGTGTCAATTGAGCTCGGAAAACGGATGCACCGCGTGGATAAGAAAAATAACACGGTGGGCCCTAGCAATCGGGGTCCATAGTTCACCAGCATTTTTGAAATGTTATGACTTATCTTCTGAACACGTGGCGTGCAACTTTATTGATTCAGACATCAAAATCGTGGGTCCCGTTTGGGATAATTGACAGTCTTATTTTTAACCATCCCAGTTGACAGCCACTcgttggatggtcaggattctTTTCATCAGTATTATTTTCAGGATATGTTTCTCATACATGGAATCTGacattttggacggtctggatgaacaTATATATGTACTATATCATCAGTGGATGAGTCACAACCATCTAACTGTTTTTTGGTCTTTCTAATAAAAAATCAGATATTAATTGACAGGGGAGACCCGAATGCTGTGGACATGGAAGGATCGGCATTGCCAACACTCGTGTACATGTCACGTGAGAAGAGACCTCAACACCACCACAACTTCAAAGCTGGTGCTTTGAACGCATTGGTAATCTTTACATGCTTGTATTTGCAAACACGTGCAAACTAGGGGTGGCAACCGGCCGGGTCAAGGTCAGGGTGAGCTGGACCCGACTATTAACTGCCAAGAAGTCAAGCCAGGCCTGGCCCATTTAGTAACGAGCCTTTTCTTTCAAGCCCCATACCTCAATAATAGAAAATATTGTAAAACATAGATCAGCTAAAAATTCTTGTTTATTGCAATCTAATTGAACCACATCATTCCACACCACATTTAATTCAGCAGTGCTGACATGAACCAATCATGATGCAAGAAAACATGAATTTTCCTGTTGTTGCAAGTAGAGGATTCGGAGTCCACGGACAGAAAATTCCTGTTTGTTGTAATTTGATTGGGCCACGGCATTATACATTGCACAGTAGTGCTGACAATGTCAGTGATGACATGATCCAATCACAGTGCAAGAAAACAGAAATTTCTGTTACAAGCAGAGGATCCAGATTCTTATTAATAATGTTTCAAAGGCTCGTATTATAATCATGACCCCATTTACAGACCTGATCTGACCCTTTATCTGGACCAAATCCAAAGCTCTACCATTCCACCAAGCCCGTTGCCAGCCTAGTGCTGACAGAAGACCCTCAGCATACATTTGGCGACTCCAAAGTTAATTCTACACGGATGGACCTGGATCATACGCAGGACAAGAGATCCATGCATAATTTGGGATCCACGGTGTAGATTACCAGGCCCAAAAACTAGGCTGGTTCATTCATGAATCAGGCTAGGTGTTCTTATGCCATTTAGGCTAGCTGGTGGGCTACCCGCCATTCGATGACTCAAATCCCACATGCTCCTACTCGGTGAATCTGCTAACTTGGCGAATGCcctatgtgtgtggcccacctactgacTGGATTGACCTAATTTGATGGAGGACACGTATgcaatgggtcccacctgaaGAAACAATCATGTATGTATCTAAATGAACGCAAACACACGTGCGTGTGAATACCCCCACATGGGTGCACATGCACACGCCACACAAGCACATATTGCTGCAATCTGCACGTTTATCCCATCATGATCACCATGATCAAATTTGCAGATACGGGTGTCGTCAGCCATAAGCAATGGGCCAATCATCCTCACCATAGACTGCGATATGTACTCGAACAATGCCGAGACAGTGAGAGATGTATAGTGTTTTTTCATGGATGAAGAGAGGGTCATGAAATCGCTTACGTGCAATTCCCTCAGAGCTTTGATAATCTCACTAAGAATGATATCTATGCTAATTCCTTCGAAGTGACTGGTGGGGTAAGTATCACAAAATTTCCAGTTAAAgttctatggtgggccaccaggTAGACGTGCCTCTTAAAAAATCACAGTGATTGGACAATCTTGAACATACGATCGATCAATGTAGAGAACTGCATCATTTGATTTATCTCAACTTTGGATTAACTGTCCATTTTTTCGATTAATAATTGGATGGCTACCATAGTCTGGTCACCTTGCGTTTGTGCAATGGCCCAACCACTTGATGGCCCGCCAAATCAATAGACTTAGCCATCATAACGTtggatcttttgatatgcttggCTATGAAGCTGGAATTTCATGGTATGGATGGTCATGGAGGGCCTCCGTACATTGGGACTGGATGCTTTGTTAGGAGGGAGAGTCTATGTGGAAAGAAGTATAGTGAGGAATGCAAGGGGGAATGGCAGAAAGGAATGGAAGAGCGAGCAAAGGGAAGTGCAATCGAGTTGGAGGAGAGAGCAAAAGGTCTTGCTAGTTGCACTTCTGAGGATAATACTCAATGGGGAaaagaggtctctctctctctctctgtctgtcacacacacacacacacacacacccattgTGGTTGTCCCTGTTAGATGGGGTTCCCGCAAAATTTCATGCTATTCCAAAACTAGGGTGGGGCTCCTGAATGATTTAAGATATTTGGGGCCTGATTTTGCACTGTTCCAGATGGTGgggccacctttttttttttggtgcggcCACCTAAGTTTCGGATACAGCTGACTTTTGGGACAGCCCATATCCTAGAGGGGACTTTCCAGATGCACGGTTGAGACTTTGGACACAAATTGTAATGGGGCCTACCTGTCGCTGAATTGAACCTTTCATATATGCATGTACCTGATATATGCAGATGGGATTGAAGTATGGGTGTCCAGTGGAGGATGTGATAACAGGCTTGGCAATTCAATGTAGGGGGTGGAAATCTATATATCTCAACCCAACAAGGAAAGCATTCTTGGGTGTTGCACCTACAACCTTATTACAATCATTGGTGCAACATAAGAGATGGGCAGAAGTCCACCTTCAAATATTCCTCACTAAGCATTGTCCCTTCATACAAGGGCATCTTAAGATAAAGCTAGGACTTCAAATGGGCTATGCTGCTGGCAATGCGTGGGCTCTCAATGCCTTCCCTACACTATTTTATGCTTTTGTCCCATCCTTTGGGCTTCTCAATGGCATTTCCTTGTTCCCAAGGGTAtgactctctctcactctctctctcccccttccaTATGGTATCGTCTGGAACCAGTACATATCGCTCAATACGAATCAGTTTCATCAATGAATAACAGGACCGGCCCAAAATGGCCTGGTACATGGTGAAATGGTATGATACAATCTGGTTTTCATGGTGACTAATGCAATACA is a genomic window containing:
- the LOC131255833 gene encoding oxysterol-binding protein-related protein 3C-like → MRMVYATSWAISIYYAYQRTWKPFNPILGETYEMVNHGGITFLAEQVSHHPPMSTGHAENDHFTYDVTSKLKTKFLGNSVDVIQSF